The DNA region CTTGGCCACGGTCTCCTGGCCGCGGTAACAGCCCTTCTCGAGATGCACCGCGCTGCGCAGCCAGTCGAGCTCGTGCGGGATGCTGCGCTCGTCGACCTCGGTCGAGAACCGCGGACGCCAGGCTGCGATGCGCAGTGCGTCGAGGGCCAGGGTGCCGGCGAGCTCGGGCGTTCCCCCGGCTGCGCGTTCGGCGAGGCCCTCGAGCGACGCTCGCGGAACCAGGACCTCGCTGAAGGACCAGGAGCCGGCTGGGTGCTCGAGCTCGGAGGCGTACTGCCAGCCGCCGACGGCGATCTCGGCCCACGGGTCGCGCCAGACGAGCGGGATGCCGTTCGGGGCGGCGACGTCGAGGCCGACGGATGCGGCATCCGCGGCCATCGTTCCGATGGTGGCGAACTCCTCCGTGCGATCCGCCACCTCGACGCGCAGCGTGAAGCGCATGCGGTCGAGCCAGCCGAACAGGCCGGCGGTCTCGACACGATCGACGAGGAGCCACGCCGTGACGCCGTCGTCGAAGACGTGGGCGTCGTATTCGATGCGGCCCTGGGGATCGAGGATGAGGGTCTCGGACGACTCCCCCGGCGCGAGCCTGTCCAGCGCCTGGCTCGAGATGGAGTTGAGCCAGGTCAGCCGGTCGGGGCCGGTCACGCTCACGACGCCGGCGTGCGACAGGTCGACGACAGCCGTGCCGGCCTCGAGACGGCGCTGCTCCACGTTCGGGTTGCCGTAGTGTGCGGCGACACCCTCGTCGAGACCCTCGGCGCGGACGGCGCCGGGCACGGAGAGCAGGGGGGAGACGGCATCCGTCATCGTCGTCACTCGACCTTCGCGAGTCGGCCGGAGGAGTGCGTGCGCAGGTCCTGGCCGAGGGCGGCGATGTCCCACGCCCAGAGCAGGTGGGAATCCACGAGCCCATAGAGGCGCGTGGCAGCCGAATACGGCTTCGCACCCTGCGTGCGCATGACGGCATCCGTCGCCAGATCGATGCGCGGGCCCTTCACCTGGCCCAGGTAGAGCTCTGCGACGCCGCCGGGGTGCACGAGCGTCACCTCGATGTCGAAACCGCCCGCGGCGTTGCGCAGGGTCTCGACGGCCTCGGCGTCGCGGAACGGGCTCTCGCCGACGCCCGGCAGCATGGCCGGACCGGCGTCGGCGTCTCCGAGCTGGCGGCTGAGGCGCCAGTAGCCGGTCTCGGTCACGAGCGGCGTGGGTTCCCCGCCCTCCTCGGTCGGGAACAGCCAGCTGTACGAGGTGTAGTTCAGGTGCGGCAGTCCGTCGTGGCTGAAGCTCACGCGCTGACCGAACTCATGGGTGACGGATGCCTCACCGACGGTGTAGTCGATGACGCCCGAGCCCTCCCAGACCCCGAGCAGCCACGACAGGGGAACCAGCTCGGCCGGAAGCTCGACGGGCAGCTCGATCATCGGGTGTTACCGCTGCCCCCGGAAGAGCTTGTAGACCACGACGCCGGAGATCCACGCGATCGCGAGGCTCGCAAGGCCCAGAAGTCCGAGGTAGAAGAGTTCGAGGAAGATGAGTTCGCCGCCGGCCATGGATCGAGTCTATCCCCGCCTGAGGCCGGTTCAGAGCGTGACGGCGACCACGATGCCTGCGATGGCGGTGATGACGACACTGCCGACGAAGCTCGCCACGACGCGCGAGACGAAACCGTCGCGGCGACGGGTGGCGAGCTGCACGCAGAAGGCTGCGAGGGCGCACACGGCGAGGCTGAGGCAGAGGCCACCGAAGCGCTCGTCGGGCTCCACCGCGATGAGCACCACGACCGCACCGACGACAGCGAGGATCCAGACGGCGACGATGCCCGCGAAGGTCACGGCGGGACTCAGCGGCACTTCGGTGTCGGTCATGGTCCCATTGTGGCGCGCGAATGGGGCTGCGTCATCA from Leifsonia sp. Root1293 includes:
- the ygfZ gene encoding CAF17-like 4Fe-4S cluster assembly/insertion protein YgfZ; the encoded protein is MTDAVSPLLSVPGAVRAEGLDEGVAAHYGNPNVEQRRLEAGTAVVDLSHAGVVSVTGPDRLTWLNSISSQALDRLAPGESSETLILDPQGRIEYDAHVFDDGVTAWLLVDRVETAGLFGWLDRMRFTLRVEVADRTEEFATIGTMAADAASVGLDVAAPNGIPLVWRDPWAEIAVGGWQYASELEHPAGSWSFSEVLVPRASLEGLAERAAGGTPELAGTLALDALRIAAWRPRFSTEVDERSIPHELDWLRSAVHLEKGCYRGQETVAKVHNLGHPPRRLVMLHLDGSDTVLPVHGDEVFAEKKRPESEAGWRAVGSVTSSAIHHELGPIALAVIRRGVPVDAPLQVHTAETGEIVAAAQVVVVPPEAGATAGIPRMPRLGVRR
- a CDS encoding FABP family protein, encoding MIELPVELPAELVPLSWLLGVWEGSGVIDYTVGEASVTHEFGQRVSFSHDGLPHLNYTSYSWLFPTEEGGEPTPLVTETGYWRLSRQLGDADAGPAMLPGVGESPFRDAEAVETLRNAAGGFDIEVTLVHPGGVAELYLGQVKGPRIDLATDAVMRTQGAKPYSAATRLYGLVDSHLLWAWDIAALGQDLRTHSSGRLAKVE